Proteins encoded in a region of the Terriglobales bacterium genome:
- a CDS encoding cytochrome ubiquinol oxidase subunit I codes for MDSALLIHRLHFAFTVTYHYLFPQLTMGLAPLIVALKSLALWKKDDRYNRAARFWAKIFGINFVLGVVTGIPMEFQFGTNWSHFSQWAGGVIGQTLAMEGMFAFFLESTFLGLFLYGEKRLSPKLHWFSAFMVFAGSWLSGYFIVATDAWMQHPTGYVRIPNGSVQLESFWKLVLNPWAAWQYAHNMSGAVITGSFVMAAVGAFYLLSEQHREQARIFLRTGVTAGLIFSLLQLFPTGDGQGRMLARHQPATLAGMEGLFRTQPGADLIILGQPDILEQKIDNPLTVPKMLSFLTYQRWNAEVKGLDAFPKQDQPENVALLYYSYHIMVGLGTIFIAVMALAAGLLWRKKLFDTRWALWILMLSFPFPYIANTAGWLTAEVGRQPWLVYGLLRTADGYSKMVSAGNGMFTLLGFMGMYSVLSFLFLYLVYREIDRGPEKAAPVKLPSHEPELVEVR; via the coding sequence ATGGACAGCGCACTGTTGATTCATCGCCTGCACTTCGCGTTTACCGTCACCTATCACTACCTGTTCCCGCAGCTGACCATGGGGCTGGCGCCGCTGATCGTGGCGCTGAAGTCGCTGGCCTTATGGAAGAAGGACGACCGCTACAATCGCGCGGCGCGATTCTGGGCGAAGATTTTCGGCATTAACTTCGTTCTTGGCGTGGTGACCGGCATCCCGATGGAATTTCAGTTCGGCACCAACTGGTCGCACTTCTCGCAGTGGGCAGGCGGCGTGATCGGCCAGACGCTTGCCATGGAAGGCATGTTCGCATTCTTCCTGGAGTCCACATTCCTGGGGCTGTTCCTGTACGGCGAGAAGCGGCTGAGCCCGAAGCTGCACTGGTTCAGCGCATTCATGGTATTTGCCGGATCGTGGCTCTCGGGATACTTCATCGTCGCCACCGACGCCTGGATGCAGCACCCCACCGGGTACGTCCGCATACCCAACGGCAGCGTCCAACTGGAGAGCTTCTGGAAGCTGGTGCTGAACCCGTGGGCCGCCTGGCAGTACGCCCACAACATGAGCGGCGCCGTGATCACCGGGTCCTTCGTGATGGCCGCCGTGGGCGCCTTCTACCTGCTCAGCGAACAGCACCGCGAGCAGGCGCGGATTTTTCTTCGCACCGGCGTGACCGCCGGCCTTATCTTCAGCCTCCTGCAGCTGTTTCCGACCGGCGATGGGCAGGGGCGCATGCTCGCCCGTCATCAGCCGGCGACGCTGGCGGGAATGGAAGGGCTGTTCCGGACGCAGCCCGGCGCGGACCTGATCATCCTTGGGCAGCCCGATATACTCGAGCAGAAAATCGACAACCCGCTGACCGTTCCTAAGATGCTCAGCTTCCTCACCTACCAGCGCTGGAACGCGGAGGTGAAGGGCCTGGATGCGTTTCCCAAGCAGGACCAGCCGGAGAACGTTGCGCTGCTCTATTACAGCTACCACATCATGGTGGGGTTGGGGACGATCTTCATCGCCGTCATGGCGCTGGCGGCGGGGCTGCTGTGGCGCAAGAAGCTGTTCGACACACGCTGGGCGCTTTGGATCCTGATGCTCAGCTTTCCATTTCCCTACATCGCGAACACCGCCGGCTGGCTGACGGCCGAGGTCGGCCGCCAGCCCTGGCTCGTGTACGGTCTGCTGCGCACCGCCGACGGCTACTCGAAGATGGTGTCGGCGGGCAATGGCATGTTTACGCTGCTCGGCTTCATGGGTATGTACAGCGTGCTCTCGTTCCTGTTCCTGTACCTGGTTTATCGCGAGATCGATCGCGGTCCGGAAAAGGCCGCGCCGGTCAAGCTGCCATCGCATGAGCCGGAATTGGTGGAGGTGCGGTAA
- a CDS encoding acyl-CoA thioesterase translates to MTEIVLPNDANPLGSLLGGRLMHWIDLAGAMAAHRHARAYVVTASMDHVDFLTPVRVGDLVIFKSSVNRAFHSSMEVGVKVVVENYIDTTQKHVASALLTFVAVDREGHRLPVPPVIAETEEEKRRYEDAGRRRQLREQERARQSSFKTR, encoded by the coding sequence ATGACAGAGATTGTTCTGCCCAACGACGCCAACCCCCTAGGCTCCCTTCTCGGTGGCAGGCTGATGCACTGGATTGACCTGGCCGGCGCCATGGCGGCTCACCGTCACGCCCGGGCTTACGTGGTGACCGCGTCCATGGACCATGTGGACTTTCTCACCCCGGTGCGGGTCGGTGACCTGGTCATCTTCAAGTCGTCGGTGAATCGCGCATTTCATTCCTCGATGGAAGTCGGTGTGAAGGTCGTGGTGGAAAACTACATCGATACGACGCAGAAGCACGTTGCTTCCGCGCTGCTGACCTTTGTCGCAGTTGACCGCGAGGGTCACCGCCTGCCGGTTCCGCCCGTCATTGCCGAGACCGAGGAAGAAAAACGGCGCTATGAAGATGCCGGGCGCCGGCGCCAACTGCGCGAACAGGAACGGGCGAGGCAAAGCAGTTTCAAGACTCGCTAA
- a CDS encoding tetratricopeptide repeat protein: MDRIAALREVLAANPNDAFARYGLAMEYSTSGDLEGALAEFKMILQHNPDYVPAYQMAGQMLLSAGRIEEARKMFDDGIASARRTGNQHAASEMQGMLDVMPQ, translated from the coding sequence ATGGATCGCATCGCTGCGCTCAGAGAAGTCCTCGCCGCCAACCCGAACGACGCTTTCGCGCGCTACGGCCTGGCAATGGAGTATTCAACGTCGGGTGACCTGGAGGGTGCATTGGCTGAGTTCAAGATGATTCTTCAGCACAATCCGGATTACGTTCCCGCCTACCAGATGGCTGGGCAAATGTTGCTGAGCGCGGGCCGAATCGAGGAAGCGCGCAAGATGTTTGACGACGGCATTGCCTCGGCCCGGCGCACTGGCAACCAGCACGCCGCGTCAGAGATGCAGGGCATGCTGGATGTAATGCCGCAGTAG
- a CDS encoding SDR family NAD(P)-dependent oxidoreductase: protein MPAQLSGKVAVITGASMGIGEALARVFVEEGASVVMTSRDQARVEAARARIGHPEKTLALTCDVRNREEIDRVLSLTLHNFGRVDIWVNNAGHGLNDSVEAMDRDAYRKMFDTNLFGAIDGMQAAIPAMKRQATGTIINISSVAGHVPLPYAGAYCATKFAMNAIGKAARVELLGTGVHVMTVCPGYIATNFNKNKTPGRQPKRLNADNRIGADANLVARDTLNGYLKRKREVFTPWYYWLVAKLYQLFPGVVDAAMARRVAKNN from the coding sequence ATGCCTGCACAGCTCAGCGGAAAAGTAGCGGTCATCACCGGTGCCTCGATGGGAATTGGCGAGGCGCTGGCCCGGGTGTTTGTTGAAGAGGGCGCGTCGGTGGTCATGACTTCGCGCGACCAGGCGAGGGTGGAGGCGGCGCGGGCGCGGATCGGCCATCCGGAAAAGACGCTGGCGCTGACCTGCGACGTCCGCAATCGTGAAGAAATTGACCGCGTCCTCTCGCTGACACTGCACAACTTCGGCCGCGTGGACATTTGGGTAAACAATGCCGGGCACGGCCTGAACGACTCGGTCGAAGCCATGGACCGCGATGCCTACCGCAAAATGTTCGACACCAACCTGTTCGGCGCCATTGATGGCATGCAAGCAGCGATTCCGGCCATGAAGCGGCAGGCCACCGGCACCATCATCAACATCTCCAGCGTCGCCGGCCATGTTCCCCTGCCCTATGCTGGCGCCTATTGCGCGACTAAGTTTGCGATGAACGCGATCGGAAAGGCGGCTCGCGTCGAACTGCTCGGAACCGGCGTGCATGTCATGACCGTCTGCCCGGGTTACATTGCCACCAACTTCAACAAGAACAAGACGCCGGGACGGCAGCCGAAGCGTCTGAATGCCGACAACCGTATCGGTGCGGATGCCAACCTGGTGGCCCGCGATACCCTTAACGGCTACTTGAAGCGGAAGCGGGAAGTCTTTACGCCCTGGTACTACTGGTTGGTTGCCAAACTCTACCAGTTATTTCCCGGCGTGGTGGACGCGGCGATGGCGCGAAGAGTGGCGAAGAACAATTAG
- a CDS encoding POTRA domain-containing protein, giving the protein MGQLIRKSCPSCILVCGVIFLMGAVSYGQNVQTVKPPEYQNKPTPTEAPPPPRTAPQTQEVLPSYEGQRVSGVEIAGQPEVNTESLVPLLQQRAGQPFSQAKVQASIDALKNTHRFQDVTLEVRPDANGVRVLMILQPAVYFGIYDFPGALRRFPYSRLLQVTNYPPRGAYTPVDVQTGENQLRTFFRRTGFFQAQIHPEVRTDRQHGIANVIYRTDLGPRAKFGKVNIEGTTPEETQHLIQVSHSFLARMRNSAIRPGKTYQLKKLTNATKYLQTSLMKNGHLAAQVRLIGANYDPETRRADISFHVDTGPVVKVNVEGAHLWPWTRKKLLPVYQQIGVDPELIQEGRQNLISHFQNKGYFDVNVTTNVQQQPGGENIVYQIAKGPRHKVADVKVVGNQGLGTKELMQHLKVEKAHFLSHGDFSQKLVRSSVKNLTDLYKANGYSSVKVTPQVVNQNGNIVVTFNVNEGPQDIVQSIRIAGANTLPESKFAPHGLKLQPGKPYSQKLADEDRNEVMANYLRQGYLNATFREIAKANQPHRLDVVYQIEEGPQVHTATVVTLGREDTQQKLITRDVAEINPGQPLRADEMMRSETELYEPGIFDWAQVDPRRQITTQTQEDVLVKVHEAKRNVLTYGFGFEVINRGGSVPSGTVAVPGLPPVGLPSTFKTSQSTFWGPRGTIEYTRSNLRGKAESLTFSGLGARLEQRGSVVFSDPSFRWSSWATDVSLSGEHNSENPIYSSRIAQVALQFRRPLNKKKTRYWFVKYSLSETGLTHLLIPELVPSSQMHVRLSTFSTTYTNDTRDNVLDAHKGIYQSFEVDINPRVLSNFQFARFLGQTAYYKKIRGNIVWANSVRLGLEQSFGGSTVPLSQAFFSGGGSSLRGFPLNGAGPQRTIPACGNPAVPSTCSLITVPVGGNQLLILNSELRVPSPVDLPIVHKNLGFAVFYDGGNVFQSVGFHNFGAQYTNSIGAGLRYSTPVGPVRIDIGHNLNAPPGLKSTQVFVTLGQAF; this is encoded by the coding sequence TTGGGCCAGTTGATTCGCAAGTCGTGCCCGTCCTGTATTCTCGTGTGCGGCGTCATCTTTTTAATGGGCGCTGTCTCCTACGGCCAGAACGTGCAAACCGTCAAGCCGCCGGAATACCAGAACAAGCCAACGCCCACCGAGGCGCCGCCGCCTCCGAGAACCGCACCGCAAACTCAGGAGGTGCTGCCTTCTTATGAAGGCCAGCGCGTCTCCGGGGTGGAAATTGCCGGCCAGCCCGAGGTGAATACCGAGTCGCTGGTGCCGCTCTTGCAACAACGCGCCGGGCAGCCGTTTTCCCAGGCCAAGGTGCAGGCCAGTATCGACGCCCTGAAAAATACACACCGTTTCCAGGACGTTACCCTGGAAGTGAGGCCCGACGCTAACGGCGTTCGCGTCCTCATGATCCTTCAGCCGGCGGTGTATTTCGGGATCTACGATTTTCCCGGCGCGCTGCGTCGCTTTCCGTACTCGCGCCTGCTGCAGGTGACGAATTACCCGCCCCGCGGCGCTTACACCCCGGTCGATGTGCAGACCGGGGAAAATCAACTGCGGACCTTCTTTCGTCGCACTGGATTTTTCCAGGCGCAGATTCATCCCGAGGTGCGAACCGACCGCCAGCACGGGATTGCGAATGTCATCTATCGAACCGACCTCGGCCCGCGCGCAAAGTTCGGCAAGGTGAACATCGAGGGTACGACGCCGGAGGAGACGCAGCATCTGATCCAGGTCTCGCATTCATTCCTGGCGCGCATGCGGAACTCCGCCATCCGCCCGGGCAAGACTTACCAGCTGAAGAAGCTGACGAACGCGACCAAGTATCTGCAGACCTCGCTGATGAAGAACGGCCACCTGGCAGCACAGGTGCGGCTCATCGGCGCCAACTACGATCCTGAAACCCGGCGCGCCGACATAAGCTTTCACGTCGACACCGGACCAGTAGTCAAGGTCAACGTCGAAGGCGCTCACCTCTGGCCCTGGACGCGGAAGAAGCTGCTCCCGGTGTATCAACAGATCGGGGTGGATCCAGAGCTGATCCAGGAAGGCCGCCAGAATCTCATCTCGCATTTCCAGAACAAGGGGTATTTCGACGTCAACGTCACCACCAACGTCCAGCAGCAGCCTGGCGGCGAAAACATCGTCTACCAGATCGCCAAGGGCCCCCGACATAAGGTGGCCGATGTGAAGGTCGTGGGCAACCAGGGGCTTGGCACCAAAGAGTTAATGCAGCACCTGAAGGTGGAAAAGGCCCACTTCCTCAGTCATGGAGACTTCAGCCAGAAACTGGTGCGCAGCAGCGTCAAGAACCTTACCGATCTGTACAAGGCCAACGGGTACAGTAGCGTCAAGGTCACGCCCCAAGTTGTGAATCAGAACGGAAACATCGTTGTGACCTTCAACGTCAATGAGGGACCGCAGGACATCGTTCAATCGATCCGCATTGCCGGCGCGAACACCTTGCCGGAATCAAAATTTGCTCCCCATGGTCTGAAGCTGCAACCGGGCAAGCCCTATTCGCAAAAATTGGCGGACGAAGACCGAAACGAGGTCATGGCCAACTACCTGCGCCAGGGATACCTGAACGCGACGTTTCGCGAAATTGCGAAGGCCAATCAACCGCACCGCCTCGACGTGGTCTACCAGATCGAGGAAGGGCCGCAGGTGCACACCGCGACTGTGGTTACGCTGGGACGTGAAGACACGCAGCAAAAGCTGATCACCCGCGATGTCGCGGAGATCAATCCCGGGCAGCCGCTGCGGGCCGACGAAATGATGCGCTCGGAAACCGAGCTGTACGAGCCCGGGATCTTTGACTGGGCGCAAGTGGACCCGCGTCGCCAGATCACCACCCAGACGCAAGAAGATGTGCTCGTCAAGGTCCACGAGGCCAAGCGCAATGTGCTGACTTATGGCTTCGGCTTCGAGGTCATCAACCGCGGAGGCAGCGTTCCCAGCGGAACGGTCGCGGTACCTGGCTTGCCGCCGGTGGGGCTGCCGTCCACTTTCAAGACCAGCCAGTCCACCTTCTGGGGACCACGCGGCACGATTGAATACACGCGCAGCAACTTGCGGGGGAAAGCTGAATCGCTGACGTTTAGCGGGCTCGGCGCCCGCCTGGAACAGCGCGGATCGGTGGTGTTTTCCGATCCCTCGTTCCGCTGGTCCAGTTGGGCGACTGATGTTTCGCTCTCCGGAGAACACAACAGCGAAAACCCGATTTACTCATCCCGCATCGCCCAGGTCGCACTCCAGTTCCGGCGGCCGCTCAACAAGAAAAAGACGCGGTATTGGTTCGTCAAGTACAGCCTCTCCGAAACCGGCCTGACACATCTGCTGATTCCCGAGTTGGTCCCGTCCTCGCAGATGCATGTGCGGCTCTCCACATTTTCCACGACCTATACCAATGACACCCGCGACAACGTGCTCGATGCCCACAAGGGCATTTATCAGAGCTTCGAGGTTGACATCAATCCGCGGGTGCTCTCCAATTTCCAATTCGCGCGTTTCCTGGGGCAGACGGCCTATTACAAGAAAATTCGCGGCAATATCGTTTGGGCAAATAGCGTTCGGCTTGGATTGGAGCAGTCCTTCGGCGGCAGCACCGTGCCGCTCAGCCAGGCCTTCTTCTCCGGCGGCGGCAGCAGCCTGCGCGGCTTCCCGCTGAATGGCGCCGGCCCGCAGCGAACAATCCCGGCCTGCGGCAATCCCGCGGTCCCGTCGACTTGTTCGTTGATCACGGTGCCGGTAGGCGGCAATCAACTCCTGATTTTGAATTCCGAGCTTCGGGTCCCGTCCCCGGTGGACTTGCCGATCGTGCACAAGAACCTTGGCTTCGCCGTGTTCTATGACGGCGGCAACGTATTTCAGTCGGTTGGGTTCCACAACTTCGGCGCGCAGTACACGAATTCCATCGGAGCCGGACTTCGTTATTCCACTCCGGTTGGCCCCGTCCGCATAGACATCGGTCACAACCTGAATGCGCCGCCGGGCCTCAAATCTACTCAAGTCTTCGTTACGTTAGGACAAGCGTTTTGA
- a CDS encoding translocation/assembly module TamB domain-containing protein, translating into MSTAPQFPPDYHVAEEAQAPPPRRPAWKAALAWTAGIVAIVILLVVVGLVLVLHSNSGHQYILAKVEQRVSASLGSQVKTRNFRLAFSGISPAVDLYDVVVAGASPYPTPPLLTVDHMFASVQITSLLRQTWYLKDIRVDHPVVRVFVDRHGTDNLPQTKSSSSQSNTNIFDLGVRHAVLNNGEVYYNNRKSVLNADLHDLSFQAAFDPAQQSYSGSLGYRDGHLQMGAYNPMPHDFQAKFLATRQAFTLQRAVLSSGHSQFNLDATVEDYANPHVRATYDASIDTGEFRHITKNPTLPAGVIRLAGKVDYAARPNVPMMAALVLNGDLSSRALRVDTPSFRGNISNIGARYTVANGNLDVRDLRANLLGGSLTGTLNVRGITGNAPQSALHAALRGVSLADLKSMMASPSLKQVAISGGVNATADATWGKTFDNLVARADANLNARLASANGAAGVPMTGTIHARYSARAKQITLAQSYLRTPQTSLTLDGTVSDRSALQVHLQSQNLHELETVANMFQPPAAGQPALGLYGTASFNASVRGTTSSPEITGQLNAQNLKVRNTAWRVLRTNVSLSPSQASLKDGLLQPLDRGRITFNLSAGLRQWSFTDTSPVQVALNASNINAGELAQAAGWQTPVSGTLAANIAVHGSESNPIGNGTVSLTNAKVSGEAIQSLNLKFNGAGDTVRTSLALRVPAGSAEGAATIFPRKKEFQANLQAHGIRIELLQSGKARNMTGILNLDASGQGSFDNPQLSANISAPQLKVADQAINELVLQANVANHVGTFALDSQAINTSLRARGTVQLIGQYFANVTIDTQPIPLAPIVAAYAPAQAGNVTGQTELHATLRGPLKNKALLEAHAVIPTLRVNYKNTVQIGAVQPVHIDYANGVLDLQRTTIRGTDTNLELQGSVPVVDRGKPLSLLLQGNINLQIAQLFSPDVTSSGQLQFNINSFGKFANPDVQGQVRIVNATFATGSAPLGIQNGNGVLTLTKDRLDITQFQGTVGGGTVTATGGVIYRPQMRFDVALTGREVRMLYPDGVRETFGLNLTLAGTPENAILTGQVHLSDLSFTPDFDLMGMIGSFGGSTAPPPSQSFADNLRLNVSVQSTSGVSLVSRELSLQAAANLRVQGTANEPVVLGRINLNGGDLIFQGNRYILQGGFIDFVNPYQTQPVLNVRVETTIQQYNIHMMFRGPVDHLQTSYTSDPSLPPPDIINLIAFGKTTEASAANPSPPGALGAESLVASQVSSQVTSRISKIAGISQLSVDPVLQGSNQQNPGARITVQQRVTGNIFVTFSTDVTSTQNQIIELQYKVSPRFSVSGTRDQNGGFGFDTRIKKTW; encoded by the coding sequence TTGAGCACCGCACCGCAATTTCCGCCCGATTATCACGTTGCCGAGGAAGCGCAAGCGCCACCTCCTCGGCGGCCAGCGTGGAAAGCCGCACTGGCATGGACGGCCGGCATCGTGGCGATCGTGATTCTGCTGGTGGTGGTCGGACTGGTCCTCGTACTGCACAGCAACTCCGGTCACCAGTACATCCTCGCCAAGGTGGAGCAGAGGGTCTCGGCGTCATTAGGTTCGCAGGTGAAGACGCGAAATTTTCGCCTCGCCTTCTCCGGAATCAGCCCGGCGGTTGATTTGTATGATGTGGTCGTTGCCGGCGCCAGCCCCTACCCGACGCCTCCATTGCTTACCGTGGACCACATGTTCGCCAGCGTGCAGATCACTTCCCTGCTGCGGCAAACATGGTACCTGAAAGATATAAGAGTCGATCATCCCGTCGTCCGCGTCTTCGTGGACAGGCATGGCACCGACAACCTGCCGCAGACCAAGAGCAGCTCCAGCCAGAGCAACACCAACATTTTCGATCTCGGAGTGCGCCATGCCGTGTTGAACAACGGCGAGGTGTACTACAACAACCGCAAGAGCGTGCTCAACGCCGACCTGCACGATCTCAGTTTCCAGGCGGCATTCGATCCCGCGCAGCAGAGCTACTCCGGCTCGCTCGGCTACCGCGACGGCCATCTTCAGATGGGCGCGTACAACCCGATGCCGCACGATTTCCAGGCCAAGTTTCTGGCTACGCGCCAGGCGTTCACACTGCAGCGCGCCGTGCTCAGCAGCGGCCACTCGCAGTTCAACCTGGATGCCACCGTCGAAGACTATGCAAATCCGCATGTCCGGGCGACCTACGACGCCTCGATTGATACGGGCGAGTTTCGCCACATCACCAAGAACCCGACCTTGCCCGCCGGCGTGATCCGGTTGGCGGGAAAGGTGGACTATGCGGCCCGCCCCAATGTGCCGATGATGGCGGCACTGGTGTTGAACGGCGATCTAAGCAGCCGCGCTCTGCGTGTCGACACGCCCTCGTTTCGCGGCAATATCTCCAATATCGGCGCCCGCTACACGGTCGCGAACGGCAATCTCGATGTCAGGGACTTGCGCGCCAATCTCCTCGGCGGCTCGTTGACGGGAACGTTGAACGTTCGCGGGATTACCGGGAATGCGCCGCAATCGGCCCTTCATGCCGCCCTGCGCGGCGTCTCGCTGGCTGACTTGAAATCCATGATGGCGTCGCCATCGCTGAAGCAGGTAGCCATTAGCGGCGGCGTGAATGCGACCGCCGACGCTACCTGGGGCAAGACGTTCGATAACCTGGTCGCTCGCGCAGACGCCAATCTCAACGCGCGCCTGGCTTCCGCAAACGGGGCAGCCGGCGTGCCCATGACCGGCACAATTCACGCGCGCTACTCCGCACGCGCCAAGCAGATCACGCTGGCGCAGAGCTACCTGCGGACGCCGCAAACTTCGCTCACGCTCGATGGCACCGTGAGCGACCGCTCCGCTCTGCAGGTCCATTTGCAATCGCAGAATTTGCATGAGCTGGAAACCGTCGCCAATATGTTCCAACCGCCGGCAGCGGGTCAGCCGGCGCTCGGTTTGTATGGGACGGCGAGCTTCAACGCTTCGGTTCGCGGCACCACCAGCTCACCGGAGATCACCGGGCAGCTGAATGCGCAAAACCTGAAGGTCAGAAACACGGCGTGGCGCGTGCTGCGCACGAATGTCAGCCTCAGTCCGTCGCAAGCCAGCCTGAAGGACGGGTTGCTGCAGCCCTTGGACCGCGGACGCATCACGTTCAACCTCAGCGCCGGGCTGCGGCAATGGTCCTTCACCGATACCAGCCCGGTGCAGGTCGCGCTGAACGCGTCCAACATTAACGCCGGGGAGCTGGCGCAAGCCGCCGGTTGGCAGACCCCGGTGTCGGGCACGCTCGCCGCCAACATTGCGGTGCACGGCTCGGAGTCGAACCCGATCGGCAACGGTACCGTCAGCCTCACCAATGCAAAAGTCTCCGGCGAGGCGATTCAATCGCTGAACCTCAAGTTCAACGGCGCCGGCGACACCGTCCGCACCAGCCTCGCCTTGCGCGTGCCGGCAGGCTCGGCGGAAGGCGCGGCCACCATTTTTCCCAGGAAGAAGGAATTTCAGGCCAACCTGCAGGCACACGGAATCCGAATCGAACTGCTCCAGTCGGGCAAAGCGCGCAACATGACCGGCATCTTGAACCTGGACGCCAGCGGCCAGGGCTCATTCGACAATCCGCAACTGTCGGCTAACATCAGTGCTCCTCAGCTCAAGGTTGCGGACCAGGCAATCAATGAACTGGTGTTGCAGGCCAACGTCGCCAACCATGTCGGCACTTTTGCCCTCGATTCGCAGGCCATCAATACGTCGCTGCGCGCGCGCGGAACGGTGCAGCTCATCGGACAATACTTCGCCAACGTGACTATCGACACGCAGCCCATTCCGCTGGCGCCAATCGTCGCCGCCTACGCGCCCGCACAAGCCGGCAATGTCACCGGGCAGACGGAGCTGCACGCAACTTTGCGCGGCCCGCTCAAGAACAAGGCGCTGCTGGAAGCGCACGCCGTCATTCCGACTCTGCGCGTCAATTACAAGAATACGGTGCAGATCGGGGCCGTGCAGCCCGTTCACATCGACTACGCCAATGGCGTTCTCGATCTGCAGCGCACCACCATCCGGGGCACTGACACCAACCTGGAACTCCAGGGTTCGGTGCCGGTGGTTGACCGCGGCAAACCGCTGTCGCTGTTGTTACAGGGCAACATCAACCTTCAAATCGCGCAGCTCTTCAGCCCCGACGTCACCAGCTCCGGCCAGCTTCAGTTCAACATCAATTCCTTCGGTAAGTTTGCTAATCCGGATGTGCAGGGGCAAGTGCGCATCGTCAATGCCACCTTCGCCACCGGCAGCGCTCCGCTGGGCATACAAAACGGCAACGGGGTTCTGACCTTGACCAAGGATCGTCTCGACATCACGCAGTTCCAGGGCACCGTCGGCGGCGGCACCGTGACCGCAACCGGTGGCGTGATTTACCGTCCTCAAATGCGCTTTGACGTGGCCTTAACCGGCCGCGAGGTGCGAATGCTGTATCCCGACGGAGTGCGCGAGACTTTCGGCCTGAACCTCACACTTGCCGGGACGCCGGAGAACGCAATTTTGACTGGGCAGGTGCACCTGAGTGATTTGTCGTTTACACCTGATTTCGACCTGATGGGAATGATCGGCTCGTTCGGCGGCAGCACAGCTCCGCCGCCATCCCAGAGCTTCGCCGATAACCTGAGGCTGAACGTCAGCGTGCAATCGACCAGCGGGGTCAGCCTGGTCAGCCGCGAACTGAGCCTGCAGGCGGCGGCGAACCTGCGAGTGCAGGGCACAGCGAATGAGCCCGTCGTGCTCGGCCGCATCAACCTGAACGGTGGCGACCTCATCTTCCAGGGCAACCGCTACATCCTGCAGGGCGGGTTCATTGATTTCGTAAACCCTTATCAAACCCAGCCGGTGCTCAACGTGCGCGTCGAGACCACCATCCAGCAGTACAACATTCACATGATGTTCCGCGGGCCGGTGGATCACCTGCAAACCAGCTACACCTCTGATCCGTCGCTGCCGCCGCCCGACATCATCAACCTGATCGCGTTTGGCAAGACCACCGAGGCTTCCGCGGCCAATCCTTCGCCACCGGGAGCGTTGGGGGCGGAGTCGCTGGTTGCCTCCCAGGTCAGCAGCCAGGTCACCAGCCGCATTTCCAAGATCGCGGGAATCTCGCAGCTCTCGGTCGATCCGGTCCTGCAGGGCAGCAACCAGCAGAATCCGGGCGCCCGCATCACCGTGCAACAGCGCGTTACCGGCAACATTTTCGTGACCTTTTCTACCGACGTGACGTCGACACAGAACCAGATCATCGAGCTGCAGTACAAGGTTTCACCGCGCTTTTCGGTCAGCGGCACGCGCGATCAGAATGGCGGCTTCGGCTTCGACACGCGGATCAAGAAAACCTGGTAG
- a CDS encoding STAS domain-containing protein has product MLLRTSSRIYGEALILDCNGRIVFGEETALLRQQVLEMLTQTGAVVLNLSNVSFIDSSGVGELIRLLTTASRDRKKIVLAGLTGRVRDVLQITKLASCFETYSTPIEAAESVSAEAAGDNN; this is encoded by the coding sequence ATGTTGCTTCGAACCAGCAGCCGGATTTACGGCGAAGCGCTCATTCTCGACTGCAACGGCAGGATCGTTTTCGGCGAAGAGACCGCATTACTTCGCCAGCAGGTTCTGGAAATGCTGACGCAGACGGGCGCCGTTGTCCTGAACCTGTCCAATGTCAGTTTCATCGACAGCTCGGGAGTCGGGGAACTGATACGCTTGCTGACAACGGCCTCGCGGGACCGCAAGAAGATTGTGCTCGCCGGACTCACCGGGCGGGTGCGTGACGTGCTGCAGATCACCAAGCTGGCGAGCTGCTTCGAGACCTATTCCACGCCGATCGAGGCGGCGGAGTCGGTCAGCGCGGAGGCCGCGGGAGACAACAACTAA